From the genome of Vulpes lagopus strain Blue_001 chromosome 2, ASM1834538v1, whole genome shotgun sequence, one region includes:
- the FGF21 gene encoding fibroblast growth factor 21, with translation MGWAEAGFEHLGLWVPVLAVLLLEACRAHPIPDSSPLLQFGGQVRQRYLYTDDAQETEAHLEIRADGTVVGAAHRSPESLLELKALKPGVIQILGVKTSRFLCQGPDGTLYGSLHFDPVACSFRELLLEDGYNIYHSETLGLPLRLRPHNSAYRDLAPRGPARFLPLPGMLPAPPEPPGILAPEPPDVGSSDPLSMVGPSQGRSPSYAS, from the exons ATGGGCTGGGCCGAGGCCGGGTTCGAGCACCTGGGACTGTGGGTCCCTGTGCTGGCTGTGCTTTTGCTGGAAGCCTGCCGGGCACATCCGATCCCTGACTCCAGCCCCCTCCTACAATTTGGAGGCCAAGTTCGGCAGCGGTACCTCTACACCGACGATGCCCAGGAGACAGAGGCCCACCTAGAGATTAGGGCCGATGGCACAGTGGTGGGGGCTGCCCACCGGAGCCCTGAAA GTCTTCTGGAGCTGAAAGCCCTAAAGCCAGGGGTCATTCAAATCTTGGGAGTCAAAACATCCAGGTTCCTGTGCCAGGGCCCAGATGGGACACTATATGGCTCG CTCCATTTCGACCCTGTGGCCTGCAGTTTCCGAGAACTGCTTCTTGAGGATGGGTACAACATCTACCACTCCGAGACCCTTGGTCTCCCACTTCGCCTGCGCCCCCACAACTCCGCATACCGGGACTTGGCCCCCCGCGGGCCTGCCCGCTTCCTGCCACTGCCAGGCATGCTTCCAGcacccccagagcctccagggaTCCTGGCCCCGGAGCCTCCTGACGTGGGCTCCTCGGACCCTCTGAGCATGGTGGGGCCTTCACAGGGCCGGAGTCCCAGCTATGCTTCCTAA
- the FUT1 gene encoding galactoside alpha-(1,2)-fucosyltransferase 1, whose amino-acid sequence MWAPSRRQLCLTFLLVCVLSAVFFLHIHQDLFHGGLDLTALCPDRRLMTSPVAIFCLSGTPLSPNTSFPCFKHLASLSGTWTISPDGRFGNQMGQYATLLALAQLNRRQAFILPAMHAALAPVFRITLPVLAPEVDSHMPWRELQLHDWMSEDYAHLKDPFLKLTGFPCSWTFFHHLREQIRREFTLHDHLRQEAQHLLSQLRLGHSGDRPRTFVGVHVRRGDYLQVMPHRWKGVVGDRAYLQQAMDWFRARHEAPIFVVASNGMEWCRENIDTSLGDVIFAGDGQEGSPGKDFALLTQCNHTIMTIGTFGFWAAYLAGGDTVYLANFTLPDSNFLKIFKPEAAFLPEWVGINANLSAVQSLVGP is encoded by the coding sequence ATGTGGGCCCCCAGCCGACGGCAGCTGTGCCTGACCTTCCTGCTAGTCTGTGTTCTTTCAGCCGTCTTCTTCCTCCACATCCACCAAGACCTCTTTCATGGTGGCCTAGACTTGACTGCCCTGTGTCCAGACCGCCGCCTCATGACATCCCCTGTGGCCATCTTCTGCCTGTCAGGCACGCCGTTGAGCCCCAACACCTCCTTTCCCTGTTTCAAGcacctggcctctctctctggaaCCTGGACGATCTCCCCAGATGGCCGCTTTGGCAACCAGATGGGGCAGTATGCCACTCTGCTCGCCCTGGCCCAGCTCAACCGTCGCCAGGCCTTCATCCTGCCTGCCATGCACGCCGCCCTCGCCCCCGTGTTCCGCATCACCCTGCCAGTGCTGGCGCCCGAGGTGGACAGCCACATGCCGTGGCGGGAGTTGCAGCTGCATGACTGGATGTCAGAGGACTATGCCCACTTGAAGGATCCCTTCCTGAAGCTCACGGGCTTCCCCTGCTCCTGGACCTTCTTCCACCATCTCCGCGAACAGATCCGCAGGGAGTTCACCCTGCACGATCATCTGCGGCAGGAGGCCCAGCATCTACTGAGTCAGCTCCGCTTGGGCCACTCCGGGGACCGTCCCCGGACCTTTGTGGGTGTCCACGTGCGCCGTGGGGACTATCTGCAAGTCATGCCCCATCGCTGGAAAGGTGTGGTGGGCGATCGTGCTTACCTCCAGCAGGCTATGGACTGGTTCCGGGCACGCCATGAAGCCCCCATCTTTGTGGTCGCCAGCAATGGCATGGAGTGGTGCCGCGAGAACATCGACACCTCCCTTGGGGATGTGATCTTTGCTGGCGATGGGCAGGAGGGTTCACCTGGGAAGGACTTTGCGTTGCTCACCCAGTGCAACCACACCATCATGACCATTGGGACCTTTGGCTTCTGGGCTGCCTACCTGGCCGGTGGAGACACTGTCTACCTGGCCAACTTCACCCTGCCGGACTCCAACTTCCTGAAGATCTTTAAGCCTGAGGCCGCCTTCCTGCCTGAGTGGGTGGGCATTAATGCAAACTTGTCCGCAGTCCAGTCATTGGTGGGGCCTTGA
- the IZUMO1 gene encoding izumo sperm-egg fusion protein 1 isoform X6 — translation MSPQLPLLVAALAGCLLPARGCVTCDAKVVEALYHFEMEYLPSRDSPTLKKLSMDFLKNLKRITNSEEQGFCPNKCGQMLQTLIWCHNCLKRIHTCRKPIDCGVHEVVVHELEDLVLDCELSWHRISAGVNNYTFYRVLGSNSLLLSVGKEPTLTKTMVRLEDAGTYRCELANMKTSRAGVTHFHVRVLPQRAGGAVWSSPTTTTTATTEYEFSTDWDLSLLFPTALANPSECPKSEDILRGRLIGLLLWGLLVLLIAFVTAILCFRPGKVINYIKAWRTNQKEAAQQAQTAMEPQAALESQGGREPQGAQKPQSARKPQAAPKPSVSKGKLSASKLQ, via the exons ATGAGTCCGCAACTTCCCCTCCTGGTGGCGGCGCTGGCCGGCTGCCTGCTTCCTGCCCGGGGCTGTGTCACTTGCGATGCAAAGGTCGTGGAGGCGCTATACCACTTTGAGATGGAGTACCTGCCGAGTCGGG atTCCCCCACACTGAAAAAGTTATCCATGGATTTTCTGAAGAATTTGAAACGTATCACAAACTCTGAAGAACAAG GTTTTTGTCCCAACAAATGTG GTCAGATGTTGCAGACTCTGATCTGGTGCCATAACTGCTTGAAGAGAATACACACTTGTCGAAAGCCCATCGATTGCGGAG TGCACGAAGTCGTGGTCCATGAACTGGAAGACCTGGTCCTGGATTGTGAGCTCAGCTGGCATCGAATCTCTGCAGGCGTGAACAATTACACATTTTACAGG GTTTTAGGGAGCAACAGCTTGCTGCTGTCCGTGGGGAAAGAGCCCACCCTGACCAAGACCATGGTGAGATTAGAAGATGCAGGTACCTACCGCTGCGAGTTGGCCAATATGAAAACCTCCCGGGCCGGGGTCACGCATTTTCATGTCAGAG TGCTGCCCCAAAGAGCCGGTGGAGCCGTGTGGTCGTCACCAaccactactactactgctaCCACAGAGTACGAATTCTCTACGGACTGggatctctctctgctcttcccaacCGCCCTGGCTAATCCGTCAGAGTGTCCGAAGTCCGAGGACATTCTGAGAGGCCGTCTGATAGGACTGCTGCTCTGGGGCTTACTAGTGCTGTTAATCGCCTTTGTGACCGC gatCCTTTGCTTTCGACCTGGGAAGGTGATCAATTACATAAAGGCTTGGAGGACCAACCAGAAGGAGGCTGCTCAGCAGGCCCAGACTGCTATGgagccccaggctgccctggagtcGCAGGGTGGGCGGGAGCCCCAGGGTGCCCAGAAGCCCCAGAGTGCCCGGAAGCCCCAGGCTGCCCCGAAGCCCAGTGTTTCAAAGGGAAAACTCTCGGCATCAAAGCTCCAGTAA
- the IZUMO1 gene encoding izumo sperm-egg fusion protein 1 isoform X1, with protein MSPQLPLLVAALAGCLLPARGCVTCDAKVVEALYHFEMEYLPSRGQELQGVLDRIKYLLKDFRKIPDLNDQHLGVVDSPTLKKLSMDFLKNLKRITNSEEQGEAFLSQIFWMLIKQKASILTTITQFQKKGFCPNKCGQMLQTLIWCHNCLKRIHTCRKPIDCGVHEVVVHELEDLVLDCELSWHRISAGVNNYTFYRVLGSNSLLLSVGKEPTLTKTMVRLEDAGTYRCELANMKTSRAGVTHFHVRVLPQRAGGAVWSSPTTTTTATTEYEFSTDWDLSLLFPTALANPSECPKSEDILRGRLIGLLLWGLLVLLIAFVTAILCFRPGKVINYIKAWRTNQKEAAQQAQTAMEPQAALESQGGREPQGAQKPQSARKPQAAPKPSVSKGKLSASKLQ; from the exons ATGAGTCCGCAACTTCCCCTCCTGGTGGCGGCGCTGGCCGGCTGCCTGCTTCCTGCCCGGGGCTGTGTCACTTGCGATGCAAAGGTCGTGGAGGCGCTATACCACTTTGAGATGGAGTACCTGCCGAGTCGGGGTCAGGAACTGCAAGGCGTGTTGGACAGGATAAAATATCTGCTGAAGGATTTCAGGAAAATCCCAGATTTAAATGATCAACATTTAGGGGTTGTCG atTCCCCCACACTGAAAAAGTTATCCATGGATTTTCTGAAGAATTTGAAACGTATCACAAACTCTGAAGAACAAG GTGAGGCTTTCCTGAGTCAGATATTCTGGATGTTAATCAAGCAAAAAGCTTCCATTCTGACAACTATAACCCAGTTCCAAAAAAAGG GTTTTTGTCCCAACAAATGTG GTCAGATGTTGCAGACTCTGATCTGGTGCCATAACTGCTTGAAGAGAATACACACTTGTCGAAAGCCCATCGATTGCGGAG TGCACGAAGTCGTGGTCCATGAACTGGAAGACCTGGTCCTGGATTGTGAGCTCAGCTGGCATCGAATCTCTGCAGGCGTGAACAATTACACATTTTACAGG GTTTTAGGGAGCAACAGCTTGCTGCTGTCCGTGGGGAAAGAGCCCACCCTGACCAAGACCATGGTGAGATTAGAAGATGCAGGTACCTACCGCTGCGAGTTGGCCAATATGAAAACCTCCCGGGCCGGGGTCACGCATTTTCATGTCAGAG TGCTGCCCCAAAGAGCCGGTGGAGCCGTGTGGTCGTCACCAaccactactactactgctaCCACAGAGTACGAATTCTCTACGGACTGggatctctctctgctcttcccaacCGCCCTGGCTAATCCGTCAGAGTGTCCGAAGTCCGAGGACATTCTGAGAGGCCGTCTGATAGGACTGCTGCTCTGGGGCTTACTAGTGCTGTTAATCGCCTTTGTGACCGC gatCCTTTGCTTTCGACCTGGGAAGGTGATCAATTACATAAAGGCTTGGAGGACCAACCAGAAGGAGGCTGCTCAGCAGGCCCAGACTGCTATGgagccccaggctgccctggagtcGCAGGGTGGGCGGGAGCCCCAGGGTGCCCAGAAGCCCCAGAGTGCCCGGAAGCCCCAGGCTGCCCCGAAGCCCAGTGTTTCAAAGGGAAAACTCTCGGCATCAAAGCTCCAGTAA
- the IZUMO1 gene encoding izumo sperm-egg fusion protein 1 isoform X5 — MSPQLPLLVAALAGCLLPARGCVTCDAKVVEALYHFEMEYLPSRGQELQGVLDRIKYLLKDFRKIPDLNDQHLGVVDSPTLKKLSMDFLKNLKRITNSEEQGEAFLSQIFWMLIKQKASILTTITQFQKKGFCPNKCGQMLQTLIWCHNCLKRIHTCRKPIDCGVHEVVVHELEDLVLDCELSWHRISAGVNNYTFYRVLGSNSLLLSVGKEPTLTKTMVRLEDAGTYRCELANMKTSRAGVTHFHVRVLPQRAGGAVWSSPTTTTTATTEILCFRPGKVINYIKAWRTNQKEAAQQAQTAMEPQAALESQGGREPQGAQKPQSARKPQAAPKPSVSKGKLSASKLQ, encoded by the exons ATGAGTCCGCAACTTCCCCTCCTGGTGGCGGCGCTGGCCGGCTGCCTGCTTCCTGCCCGGGGCTGTGTCACTTGCGATGCAAAGGTCGTGGAGGCGCTATACCACTTTGAGATGGAGTACCTGCCGAGTCGGGGTCAGGAACTGCAAGGCGTGTTGGACAGGATAAAATATCTGCTGAAGGATTTCAGGAAAATCCCAGATTTAAATGATCAACATTTAGGGGTTGTCG atTCCCCCACACTGAAAAAGTTATCCATGGATTTTCTGAAGAATTTGAAACGTATCACAAACTCTGAAGAACAAG GTGAGGCTTTCCTGAGTCAGATATTCTGGATGTTAATCAAGCAAAAAGCTTCCATTCTGACAACTATAACCCAGTTCCAAAAAAAGG GTTTTTGTCCCAACAAATGTG GTCAGATGTTGCAGACTCTGATCTGGTGCCATAACTGCTTGAAGAGAATACACACTTGTCGAAAGCCCATCGATTGCGGAG TGCACGAAGTCGTGGTCCATGAACTGGAAGACCTGGTCCTGGATTGTGAGCTCAGCTGGCATCGAATCTCTGCAGGCGTGAACAATTACACATTTTACAGG GTTTTAGGGAGCAACAGCTTGCTGCTGTCCGTGGGGAAAGAGCCCACCCTGACCAAGACCATGGTGAGATTAGAAGATGCAGGTACCTACCGCTGCGAGTTGGCCAATATGAAAACCTCCCGGGCCGGGGTCACGCATTTTCATGTCAGAG TGCTGCCCCAAAGAGCCGGTGGAGCCGTGTGGTCGTCACCAaccactactactactgctaCCACAGA gatCCTTTGCTTTCGACCTGGGAAGGTGATCAATTACATAAAGGCTTGGAGGACCAACCAGAAGGAGGCTGCTCAGCAGGCCCAGACTGCTATGgagccccaggctgccctggagtcGCAGGGTGGGCGGGAGCCCCAGGGTGCCCAGAAGCCCCAGAGTGCCCGGAAGCCCCAGGCTGCCCCGAAGCCCAGTGTTTCAAAGGGAAAACTCTCGGCATCAAAGCTCCAGTAA
- the IZUMO1 gene encoding izumo sperm-egg fusion protein 1 isoform X7 — protein sequence MSPQLPLLVAALAGCLLPARGCVTCDAKVVEALYHFEMEYLPSRGQELQGVLDRIKYLLKDFRKIPDLNDQHLGVVDSPTLKKLSMDFLKNLKRITNSEEQGEAFLSQIFWMLIKQKASILTTITQFQKKGFCPNKCGQMLQTLIWCHNCLKRIHTCRKPIDCGVHEVVVHELEDLVLDCELSWHRISAGVNNYTFYRVLGSNSLLLSVGKEPTLTKTMVRLEDAGTYRCELANMKTSRAGVTHFHVRVLPQRAGGAVWSSPTTTTTATTEYEFSTDWDLSLLFPTALANPSECPKSEDILRGRLIGLLLWGLLVLLIAFVTA from the exons ATGAGTCCGCAACTTCCCCTCCTGGTGGCGGCGCTGGCCGGCTGCCTGCTTCCTGCCCGGGGCTGTGTCACTTGCGATGCAAAGGTCGTGGAGGCGCTATACCACTTTGAGATGGAGTACCTGCCGAGTCGGGGTCAGGAACTGCAAGGCGTGTTGGACAGGATAAAATATCTGCTGAAGGATTTCAGGAAAATCCCAGATTTAAATGATCAACATTTAGGGGTTGTCG atTCCCCCACACTGAAAAAGTTATCCATGGATTTTCTGAAGAATTTGAAACGTATCACAAACTCTGAAGAACAAG GTGAGGCTTTCCTGAGTCAGATATTCTGGATGTTAATCAAGCAAAAAGCTTCCATTCTGACAACTATAACCCAGTTCCAAAAAAAGG GTTTTTGTCCCAACAAATGTG GTCAGATGTTGCAGACTCTGATCTGGTGCCATAACTGCTTGAAGAGAATACACACTTGTCGAAAGCCCATCGATTGCGGAG TGCACGAAGTCGTGGTCCATGAACTGGAAGACCTGGTCCTGGATTGTGAGCTCAGCTGGCATCGAATCTCTGCAGGCGTGAACAATTACACATTTTACAGG GTTTTAGGGAGCAACAGCTTGCTGCTGTCCGTGGGGAAAGAGCCCACCCTGACCAAGACCATGGTGAGATTAGAAGATGCAGGTACCTACCGCTGCGAGTTGGCCAATATGAAAACCTCCCGGGCCGGGGTCACGCATTTTCATGTCAGAG TGCTGCCCCAAAGAGCCGGTGGAGCCGTGTGGTCGTCACCAaccactactactactgctaCCACAGAGTACGAATTCTCTACGGACTGggatctctctctgctcttcccaacCGCCCTGGCTAATCCGTCAGAGTGTCCGAAGTCCGAGGACATTCTGAGAGGCCGTCTGATAGGACTGCTGCTCTGGGGCTTACTAGTGCTGTTAATCGCCTTTGTGACCGCGTGA
- the IZUMO1 gene encoding izumo sperm-egg fusion protein 1 isoform X3, translated as MSPQLPLLVAALAGCLLPARGCVTCDAKVVEALYHFEMEYLPSRDSPTLKKLSMDFLKNLKRITNSEEQGEAFLSQIFWMLIKQKASILTTITQFQKKGFCPNKCGQMLQTLIWCHNCLKRIHTCRKPIDCGVHEVVVHELEDLVLDCELSWHRISAGVNNYTFYRVLGSNSLLLSVGKEPTLTKTMVRLEDAGTYRCELANMKTSRAGVTHFHVRVLPQRAGGAVWSSPTTTTTATTEYEFSTDWDLSLLFPTALANPSECPKSEDILRGRLIGLLLWGLLVLLIAFVTAILCFRPGKVINYIKAWRTNQKEAAQQAQTAMEPQAALESQGGREPQGAQKPQSARKPQAAPKPSVSKGKLSASKLQ; from the exons ATGAGTCCGCAACTTCCCCTCCTGGTGGCGGCGCTGGCCGGCTGCCTGCTTCCTGCCCGGGGCTGTGTCACTTGCGATGCAAAGGTCGTGGAGGCGCTATACCACTTTGAGATGGAGTACCTGCCGAGTCGGG atTCCCCCACACTGAAAAAGTTATCCATGGATTTTCTGAAGAATTTGAAACGTATCACAAACTCTGAAGAACAAG GTGAGGCTTTCCTGAGTCAGATATTCTGGATGTTAATCAAGCAAAAAGCTTCCATTCTGACAACTATAACCCAGTTCCAAAAAAAGG GTTTTTGTCCCAACAAATGTG GTCAGATGTTGCAGACTCTGATCTGGTGCCATAACTGCTTGAAGAGAATACACACTTGTCGAAAGCCCATCGATTGCGGAG TGCACGAAGTCGTGGTCCATGAACTGGAAGACCTGGTCCTGGATTGTGAGCTCAGCTGGCATCGAATCTCTGCAGGCGTGAACAATTACACATTTTACAGG GTTTTAGGGAGCAACAGCTTGCTGCTGTCCGTGGGGAAAGAGCCCACCCTGACCAAGACCATGGTGAGATTAGAAGATGCAGGTACCTACCGCTGCGAGTTGGCCAATATGAAAACCTCCCGGGCCGGGGTCACGCATTTTCATGTCAGAG TGCTGCCCCAAAGAGCCGGTGGAGCCGTGTGGTCGTCACCAaccactactactactgctaCCACAGAGTACGAATTCTCTACGGACTGggatctctctctgctcttcccaacCGCCCTGGCTAATCCGTCAGAGTGTCCGAAGTCCGAGGACATTCTGAGAGGCCGTCTGATAGGACTGCTGCTCTGGGGCTTACTAGTGCTGTTAATCGCCTTTGTGACCGC gatCCTTTGCTTTCGACCTGGGAAGGTGATCAATTACATAAAGGCTTGGAGGACCAACCAGAAGGAGGCTGCTCAGCAGGCCCAGACTGCTATGgagccccaggctgccctggagtcGCAGGGTGGGCGGGAGCCCCAGGGTGCCCAGAAGCCCCAGAGTGCCCGGAAGCCCCAGGCTGCCCCGAAGCCCAGTGTTTCAAAGGGAAAACTCTCGGCATCAAAGCTCCAGTAA
- the IZUMO1 gene encoding izumo sperm-egg fusion protein 1 isoform X2 codes for MSPQLPLLVAALAGCLLPARGCVTCDAKVVEALYHFEMEYLPSRGQELQGVLDRIKYLLKDFRKIPDLNDQHLGVVDSPTLKKLSMDFLKNLKRITNSEEQGFCPNKCGQMLQTLIWCHNCLKRIHTCRKPIDCGVHEVVVHELEDLVLDCELSWHRISAGVNNYTFYRVLGSNSLLLSVGKEPTLTKTMVRLEDAGTYRCELANMKTSRAGVTHFHVRVLPQRAGGAVWSSPTTTTTATTEYEFSTDWDLSLLFPTALANPSECPKSEDILRGRLIGLLLWGLLVLLIAFVTAILCFRPGKVINYIKAWRTNQKEAAQQAQTAMEPQAALESQGGREPQGAQKPQSARKPQAAPKPSVSKGKLSASKLQ; via the exons ATGAGTCCGCAACTTCCCCTCCTGGTGGCGGCGCTGGCCGGCTGCCTGCTTCCTGCCCGGGGCTGTGTCACTTGCGATGCAAAGGTCGTGGAGGCGCTATACCACTTTGAGATGGAGTACCTGCCGAGTCGGGGTCAGGAACTGCAAGGCGTGTTGGACAGGATAAAATATCTGCTGAAGGATTTCAGGAAAATCCCAGATTTAAATGATCAACATTTAGGGGTTGTCG atTCCCCCACACTGAAAAAGTTATCCATGGATTTTCTGAAGAATTTGAAACGTATCACAAACTCTGAAGAACAAG GTTTTTGTCCCAACAAATGTG GTCAGATGTTGCAGACTCTGATCTGGTGCCATAACTGCTTGAAGAGAATACACACTTGTCGAAAGCCCATCGATTGCGGAG TGCACGAAGTCGTGGTCCATGAACTGGAAGACCTGGTCCTGGATTGTGAGCTCAGCTGGCATCGAATCTCTGCAGGCGTGAACAATTACACATTTTACAGG GTTTTAGGGAGCAACAGCTTGCTGCTGTCCGTGGGGAAAGAGCCCACCCTGACCAAGACCATGGTGAGATTAGAAGATGCAGGTACCTACCGCTGCGAGTTGGCCAATATGAAAACCTCCCGGGCCGGGGTCACGCATTTTCATGTCAGAG TGCTGCCCCAAAGAGCCGGTGGAGCCGTGTGGTCGTCACCAaccactactactactgctaCCACAGAGTACGAATTCTCTACGGACTGggatctctctctgctcttcccaacCGCCCTGGCTAATCCGTCAGAGTGTCCGAAGTCCGAGGACATTCTGAGAGGCCGTCTGATAGGACTGCTGCTCTGGGGCTTACTAGTGCTGTTAATCGCCTTTGTGACCGC gatCCTTTGCTTTCGACCTGGGAAGGTGATCAATTACATAAAGGCTTGGAGGACCAACCAGAAGGAGGCTGCTCAGCAGGCCCAGACTGCTATGgagccccaggctgccctggagtcGCAGGGTGGGCGGGAGCCCCAGGGTGCCCAGAAGCCCCAGAGTGCCCGGAAGCCCCAGGCTGCCCCGAAGCCCAGTGTTTCAAAGGGAAAACTCTCGGCATCAAAGCTCCAGTAA
- the IZUMO1 gene encoding izumo sperm-egg fusion protein 1 isoform X4 gives MNLPLGVSMFLNFPLLRGSWSPIFLRRYGLTGERVLFYLRSSPSRVGSLFLPGFLVAPPLGLTSQGLGHLTPPLPLALPSPFSLASQGEYSVDAAPSGQMLQTLIWCHNCLKRIHTCRKPIDCGVHEVVVHELEDLVLDCELSWHRISAGVNNYTFYRVLGSNSLLLSVGKEPTLTKTMVRLEDAGTYRCELANMKTSRAGVTHFHVRVLPQRAGGAVWSSPTTTTTATTEYEFSTDWDLSLLFPTALANPSECPKSEDILRGRLIGLLLWGLLVLLIAFVTAILCFRPGKVINYIKAWRTNQKEAAQQAQTAMEPQAALESQGGREPQGAQKPQSARKPQAAPKPSVSKGKLSASKLQ, from the exons ATGAACCTCCCCCTTGGGGTCTCGATGTTTCTTAATTTTCCACTTCTGAGAGGTTCCTGGTCTCCAATATTCCTTCGGCGCTACGGACTCACGGGGGAGCGGGTCCTATTCTATTTGCGCTCTTCACCGAGTCGGGTTGGATCCCTCTTTCTGCCGGGCTTCCTCGTAGCCCCGCCCCTTGGGCTGACCTCCCAGGGACTTGGGCACCTGACCCCGCCCCTGCCCTTGGCCCTGCCCTCTCCTTTTAGCCTCGCCTCTCAGGGCGAATACAGCGTTGATGCTGCCCCTTCAGGTCAGATGTTGCAGACTCTGATCTGGTGCCATAACTGCTTGAAGAGAATACACACTTGTCGAAAGCCCATCGATTGCGGAG TGCACGAAGTCGTGGTCCATGAACTGGAAGACCTGGTCCTGGATTGTGAGCTCAGCTGGCATCGAATCTCTGCAGGCGTGAACAATTACACATTTTACAGG GTTTTAGGGAGCAACAGCTTGCTGCTGTCCGTGGGGAAAGAGCCCACCCTGACCAAGACCATGGTGAGATTAGAAGATGCAGGTACCTACCGCTGCGAGTTGGCCAATATGAAAACCTCCCGGGCCGGGGTCACGCATTTTCATGTCAGAG TGCTGCCCCAAAGAGCCGGTGGAGCCGTGTGGTCGTCACCAaccactactactactgctaCCACAGAGTACGAATTCTCTACGGACTGggatctctctctgctcttcccaacCGCCCTGGCTAATCCGTCAGAGTGTCCGAAGTCCGAGGACATTCTGAGAGGCCGTCTGATAGGACTGCTGCTCTGGGGCTTACTAGTGCTGTTAATCGCCTTTGTGACCGC gatCCTTTGCTTTCGACCTGGGAAGGTGATCAATTACATAAAGGCTTGGAGGACCAACCAGAAGGAGGCTGCTCAGCAGGCCCAGACTGCTATGgagccccaggctgccctggagtcGCAGGGTGGGCGGGAGCCCCAGGGTGCCCAGAAGCCCCAGAGTGCCCGGAAGCCCCAGGCTGCCCCGAAGCCCAGTGTTTCAAAGGGAAAACTCTCGGCATCAAAGCTCCAGTAA